One genomic region from Shewanella aestuarii encodes:
- the hdfR gene encoding HTH-type transcriptional regulator HdfR: protein MDTDLLKTFLEVSRTRHFGKAADNLFLTRSAVSFRVKQLETILGVELFERLRNNIQPTPAGERMLGHAEAVLNAWERAKQDISLHQSQLSQLTIGTGHNIWDTYLQYFFQALHSGLKGTSLRTEVLSLPVMTKQLIERTLDIAISFDPPKLDDVEIVKLMDVELCLVSQVPNAILTDLSQLNYIKVDWGTAFNIAHAQDFTMLPVPVLHTSSARMALDFLLNNCGCAFLPKTFVQPYLESRQLFVVTDAKIISRNIYAAYWASNERGAQIKQALQLLQSL from the coding sequence ATGGATACGGATTTACTCAAAACTTTTCTAGAGGTGTCACGTACAAGGCATTTTGGCAAAGCAGCAGATAATTTGTTTTTGACTCGAAGTGCGGTGAGTTTTCGAGTAAAGCAATTGGAAACCATTCTCGGTGTTGAATTGTTTGAAAGGCTGCGTAATAACATTCAACCGACACCCGCTGGCGAGCGAATGCTTGGCCATGCTGAAGCTGTTTTAAATGCATGGGAACGAGCAAAACAAGATATTAGTTTGCATCAAAGTCAATTGTCACAATTGACTATTGGAACGGGCCATAATATTTGGGATACCTACTTACAATATTTTTTTCAAGCGTTACATTCTGGCTTAAAGGGAACATCACTGCGAACCGAAGTCTTGTCTTTGCCTGTGATGACTAAACAGTTAATAGAAAGAACCCTAGATATTGCGATTAGCTTTGACCCGCCAAAACTTGATGATGTAGAAATTGTTAAATTGATGGATGTGGAGTTATGCTTAGTCAGCCAAGTACCAAATGCAATATTAACCGATCTTAGTCAGTTAAATTATATCAAGGTAGATTGGGGAACCGCTTTTAATATTGCCCATGCACAGGATTTTACTATGTTACCCGTGCCTGTTTTGCATACCAGCTCAGCCCGCATGGCATTAGATTTTTTGCTTAATAATTGTGGTTGTGCGTTTTTACCAAAAACCTTTGTGCAACCTTATTTAGAAAGTCGGCAATTATTTGTTGTTACAGATGCAAAAATTATTTCTAGGAATATTTATGCAGCTTATTGGGCGAGTAATGAAAGAGGAGCTCAAATAAAACAAGCCCTGCAATTACTCCAGAGTTTGTGA
- a CDS encoding DNA ligase, with translation MNISHFMVRFYLVLLVLFNFVSANIAFAADKPQIQLAKQYQDKQHAVSDYLISEKLDGVRGYWDGKQLLTRAGKVINVPKWFSEDFPNVALEGELWLGRGQFEAISALVRRQQADDNQWQKVRFMLFDLPLSNASFESRYIELQHYAQSSIYLTAISQISLDTEQALYLLLDNVIEKGGEGLMLHYKLAKYHIGRSSNIVKLKPKYDAEALVIGYQQGKGKYRGQLGALVVKMPDGKQFEIGSGFSDDQRRNPPPIGSTISYYYLGLTKNGIPRFASFWRVREDEPE, from the coding sequence ATGAATATCTCACATTTTATGGTTAGGTTTTATTTAGTATTACTCGTATTGTTCAATTTTGTCAGCGCTAACATCGCGTTTGCAGCAGACAAGCCTCAAATTCAATTAGCTAAGCAGTATCAAGACAAACAACATGCAGTAAGTGATTATTTAATTAGTGAAAAACTTGATGGTGTTCGTGGTTATTGGGACGGAAAGCAACTACTCACACGTGCTGGAAAGGTTATTAACGTACCCAAATGGTTCAGCGAAGATTTTCCCAATGTCGCTTTAGAAGGTGAATTATGGTTAGGAAGGGGCCAATTCGAGGCCATTTCAGCACTTGTTAGGCGTCAACAAGCTGATGATAACCAATGGCAGAAGGTGCGTTTTATGCTGTTTGATCTACCTTTGTCAAATGCGAGTTTTGAATCACGTTATATTGAACTTCAACATTACGCACAATCATCCATTTATTTAACTGCCATTTCACAAATCTCTTTAGACACTGAGCAAGCGTTATATCTTCTTTTAGATAATGTGATTGAGAAAGGAGGGGAAGGGTTAATGCTGCATTACAAGCTGGCGAAGTACCATATTGGTCGCAGTAGCAACATCGTAAAACTTAAACCTAAATATGATGCCGAAGCCCTTGTAATTGGATACCAACAAGGGAAAGGGAAGTATCGCGGCCAACTTGGGGCATTAGTCGTAAAAATGCCAGATGGAAAGCAATTTGAAATTGGTAGCGGATTTAGTGATGACCAGCGCAGAAACCCACCGCCAATCGGCTCAACAATTAGCTATTATTATCTAGGACTGACTAAAAATGGTATTCCACGATTTGCCAGTTTTTGGCGTGTAAGAGAAGATGAGCCTGAGTAA
- a CDS encoding diguanylate cyclase domain-containing protein, whose amino-acid sequence MDISDLLISQREVKGKILIVDDQIINIKILRQLLHDDYDIHMAKDGHQALEMCSSVKPDLVLLDIEMPTLNGFEVCRELKNNPKTTDIAVIFITGHFDEEKEVQGFQLGAVDFIHKPINPIITKARVKNQFMLKRQNDLLLKFALYDGLTGIANRRHFEQRFSENWRLCAREQKPISLIMLDIDQFKQYNDHYGHQQGDDCLLKVAKALSDTVNRPFDLVARYGGEEFICILPNTTFIGAQHIAQKIIANVQAINIQHEYSNVAKHVTISAGVATTIPEQEHLHDLLIELADKQLYIAKKQGRNQVAAFEVTNISID is encoded by the coding sequence ATGGATATTTCTGACTTACTTATTTCCCAGCGAGAAGTAAAAGGGAAAATTTTAATTGTTGATGATCAGATTATTAATATCAAAATTTTAAGGCAGTTACTGCATGATGATTATGATATTCATATGGCCAAAGACGGTCATCAAGCATTAGAGATGTGCTCAAGTGTAAAGCCAGATCTGGTATTACTTGATATCGAAATGCCAACCTTAAATGGCTTTGAGGTATGCCGCGAGTTAAAAAATAACCCAAAAACAACGGACATTGCCGTTATCTTTATTACAGGCCATTTCGACGAAGAAAAAGAAGTCCAGGGTTTTCAATTAGGCGCGGTGGATTTTATTCATAAACCGATTAACCCGATTATTACCAAAGCCAGAGTAAAAAATCAGTTTATGCTAAAACGTCAAAATGATTTATTACTTAAATTTGCTTTGTATGATGGATTAACGGGCATTGCCAATAGACGCCACTTTGAGCAGCGATTTTCCGAAAATTGGCGTTTGTGCGCGCGCGAACAAAAACCCATATCTCTCATCATGTTAGACATTGACCAATTTAAACAATATAACGACCATTATGGCCATCAGCAAGGAGATGACTGCTTGCTTAAGGTCGCTAAAGCCCTAAGTGATACCGTTAACAGACCTTTTGATCTCGTCGCCCGCTACGGAGGAGAAGAATTTATATGTATATTACCAAACACCACATTTATTGGAGCTCAACATATCGCACAAAAAATAATCGCCAATGTGCAAGCGATTAATATTCAGCATGAATACTCCAATGTGGCCAAACATGTAACAATTAGCGCAGGTGTTGCCACCACAATACCTGAACAAGAACATTTACATGACCTGTTGATTGAATTAGCTGATAAACAGCTTTATATCGCCAAAAAACAAGGGCGCAATCAAGTTGCTGCATTTGAAGTGACGAATATATCGATTGATTGA
- a CDS encoding diacylglycerol kinase yields MKPENNHGIKRVIRAAGFSLQGLKSAWRDEAAFRQELVLAAIMLPIALYVDISIVERLILIFGIFLVLIVELLNSAIEAVVDRFGSEIHPLSGQAKDIASAAVMLSLIFCGICWAAILVPKYLM; encoded by the coding sequence ATGAAACCAGAAAATAACCATGGCATTAAGCGCGTGATTCGTGCAGCAGGCTTTTCTCTACAAGGGTTAAAATCCGCTTGGCGTGATGAAGCAGCATTTAGGCAAGAGCTTGTTTTAGCAGCAATCATGTTACCCATTGCGCTTTATGTTGATATCAGTATCGTAGAACGTCTGATACTCATTTTTGGTATTTTTTTAGTTCTGATTGTTGAGCTACTTAACTCAGCAATTGAAGCGGTAGTTGACCGTTTTGGTAGTGAAATTCATCCACTTAGTGGTCAAGCTAAAGATATTGCCTCGGCAGCAGTGATGCTGAGCTTAATTTTTTGTGGCATCTGTTGGGCCGCGATTCTTGTGCCGAAATATCTGATGTAG
- a CDS encoding PAS domain S-box protein, with translation MIQLPKFKVVSKLAAGVFLSGVLITTLVTYWANHNNQKTILSALEDAAHDVEYRVDERFTLYQYGLRGARGTILTAGEHAISRKRFQRYSQSRDVDIEFPGARGFGFIRRVLPEHEADFIKRAQLDDWPTFAIRQLNPHDNERYVIEYIEPVERNLAAVGLDIASEVTRQTAAYAAIISGNVQISGPITLVQATGNPLQSFLILMPIYRTASTPATEQERLAQAYGWSYAPLVTNEVLADLGLYKSTTKLILTDVTEEPVNFYETHLGDNHTLRPEKIIKSFDVFGRQWQISLQPYPSFLNNLNLVPTELIAINGLFVSLLLTILAGLYGYQNHRKKLIQAENARRANILEHSLDAIISYDSEGIITGWNNGATQIFGHESSSAIGQNGIKLICPDALQLDEEHLFKRALKGQPVLNHLSTHVDHNGTVLFTSKTAMALYNESGKIVGVSQTIRDITAEHNAEEQILELNANLERKVAIRTQALEQALSENKILLDTINQQLMYSVTDNQGRILEANNNFCTTSGYQHNEIMGNSHNIIKSGEHDQLFWQTLWQQIQSGKPWHGEICNRNKQGELIWFDTVIAPIFNEQNEIERYVSLQTNITERKLFQIQKDELGSLLTNLMDAATEVSIIATDERGIITLFNRGAELLTGYQQQELVGKTSPALLHVAEEVELRSQQLTQEYGVEISGFETFIYKARTSKPETRIWTYVRKDGSECQVSLSFTAMRSHNGNILGYLGIAVNIDLMLKQQDQLIAASNQLTKAAEVAELGVWAWDLVTNELEWNDQMFAIYDYPLSLREQGLTYQHWGERVHKDDIAAAEAKLKAAVEGQQVYDPIFRVVTSTGSVRFVQAGAQISHDKFGRPIKVVGINRDITAQRALEQTLRYAKEQADAASAAKSAFLANMSHEIRTPMNAVLGMLQLIQHTNMTTQQMDYILKTETAAKSLLGLLNDILDFSKIDAGKLELDIHACEFESLLRELAVVLSANMHNPNIEVVFDIDPNIPTTLQIDQLRLKQILINLAGNALKFTQHGYVSISINTLAQIDDQITLQFSVKDTGIGINPEHVDKIFQGFVQAESSTSRRFGGTGLGLAITKRLVELMGGELKVISQLHQGSQFTFNLTFTVLSDIKPITVNRLDQKRLLLVDSSDMYRNTTVNILTQAGADTIQASNGTEAISIFKQALCSEHPIDALLIDWQAIVADGQNTIDAINELVPSKQLPTIILTAFEQQAQDEILQYNPSAYFGHLSKPFTSRLLLEKVHNAIEGKVFAIQNNLSSVKTLMDTHVLVVEDNQLNRQVIKELLTLQGAKVILANGGIEGVKQVLNPSNAFDIVIMDMQMPDMDGLEATRQIRANGHNDLPILAMTANASPADRDACIAAGMNDHIGKPIDMQKVIPCMLKLLGRETLASSSAAPTESSTNITQAEPAVLESTESILKRFGGEQDFVIEVIQCFESEIVELLASLASALTEDNTGNIVRIAHTIKGTASNLGAKSLAFHAEKLEQQGKYFIATEDKQIWLDKLEQLLNDSMKMFNIAFPNVTKSENTAVPTAGPKETLISQTDINQQMIKLITCLTEQNLDALDVFQDIFTQVNATETWLTLKNQINNLDFKQAIVTANKIIKGNK, from the coding sequence ATGATTCAACTTCCTAAATTTAAAGTCGTCTCAAAATTAGCCGCAGGTGTTTTCTTATCAGGTGTACTCATCACAACACTTGTTACCTATTGGGCGAACCACAACAATCAAAAAACCATCCTGTCTGCCCTAGAAGACGCTGCCCATGATGTTGAATATCGAGTGGATGAACGTTTCACACTTTATCAATATGGTTTACGCGGTGCTCGTGGCACAATTTTAACCGCTGGTGAGCATGCTATTAGTCGAAAACGGTTTCAACGATATAGTCAGTCTAGAGATGTTGATATTGAATTTCCTGGTGCACGAGGTTTTGGTTTTATCCGCCGAGTATTGCCTGAGCATGAAGCCGATTTTATAAAGCGAGCCCAATTAGATGATTGGCCTACATTTGCAATACGTCAGCTAAACCCTCACGATAACGAGCGCTATGTTATTGAATACATTGAGCCAGTCGAGCGTAACTTAGCCGCAGTTGGGCTTGATATTGCATCAGAAGTCACAAGGCAGACTGCCGCTTATGCTGCGATTATTTCGGGTAATGTACAAATTTCAGGCCCTATCACCTTAGTGCAAGCAACCGGTAACCCTCTGCAATCGTTTTTAATTTTGATGCCGATTTATCGTACCGCTAGCACACCAGCAACAGAACAAGAGCGGTTAGCACAAGCTTATGGCTGGAGTTATGCTCCTTTGGTCACTAACGAGGTGTTAGCTGACTTAGGACTCTACAAAAGTACAACTAAATTAATCTTAACTGACGTAACCGAAGAGCCGGTTAATTTTTACGAAACCCACCTTGGTGACAATCACACACTTCGTCCAGAGAAGATAATAAAATCATTTGATGTTTTTGGACGTCAATGGCAAATCTCTTTACAACCTTACCCTAGCTTTTTGAATAATTTAAACCTAGTACCGACAGAGCTAATTGCGATTAATGGACTATTTGTTAGCTTATTATTAACCATTTTAGCTGGACTATATGGTTATCAAAACCACCGAAAAAAACTGATACAAGCTGAAAATGCTAGGCGAGCCAACATATTAGAACATTCTCTTGATGCCATTATTAGCTATGACAGTGAAGGCATTATTACGGGCTGGAATAATGGCGCAACACAAATTTTTGGTCATGAAAGTTCATCAGCCATTGGTCAAAATGGTATCAAACTAATTTGCCCAGATGCATTGCAATTAGACGAGGAACATCTTTTTAAGCGCGCCTTGAAAGGACAACCGGTTCTTAATCATTTATCAACCCACGTAGATCACAATGGTACGGTATTATTTACCAGTAAAACGGCCATGGCGCTATATAATGAGTCGGGTAAGATCGTTGGCGTTAGCCAAACCATCCGAGATATCACCGCAGAGCACAATGCTGAAGAGCAAATTCTTGAATTAAATGCAAATCTTGAACGTAAAGTTGCCATTAGAACGCAAGCGCTAGAACAAGCACTGTCAGAAAATAAAATCCTACTGGACACCATTAATCAACAACTGATGTATTCAGTCACTGATAACCAAGGTCGAATATTGGAAGCGAATAACAACTTTTGCACCACCAGCGGTTATCAACATAATGAAATCATGGGAAATTCACACAACATCATCAAATCTGGTGAGCATGATCAATTATTTTGGCAAACGCTTTGGCAACAAATTCAATCCGGAAAACCTTGGCATGGTGAAATTTGTAACCGTAATAAACAAGGGGAACTGATTTGGTTTGATACTGTCATTGCGCCCATTTTCAATGAACAAAATGAGATAGAACGTTATGTATCGCTGCAAACTAACATCACAGAGCGAAAACTATTTCAAATACAAAAAGACGAACTCGGGTCATTACTCACTAATTTGATGGATGCGGCAACCGAGGTGTCGATTATCGCCACTGATGAACGAGGAATAATTACCTTATTTAATCGTGGTGCCGAACTATTAACCGGATATCAACAACAAGAATTAGTGGGTAAAACAAGCCCGGCCCTGTTACATGTCGCTGAAGAAGTTGAATTAAGAAGCCAGCAATTAACCCAAGAATACGGTGTTGAAATTAGCGGATTCGAAACGTTCATTTATAAAGCCCGTACAAGCAAACCAGAGACCAGAATATGGACTTATGTGCGTAAGGATGGTTCAGAGTGCCAAGTCTCTTTATCCTTCACGGCCATGCGAAGCCATAATGGAAATATTCTTGGTTATCTGGGTATCGCAGTGAATATTGACTTAATGCTTAAGCAACAAGACCAATTAATTGCAGCCAGTAATCAACTAACCAAAGCAGCAGAAGTCGCAGAACTGGGTGTTTGGGCGTGGGATTTAGTGACCAATGAACTTGAATGGAACGATCAAATGTTCGCCATTTATGACTACCCTTTATCACTTCGAGAGCAAGGATTAACTTATCAACATTGGGGTGAGCGAGTACATAAAGATGATATCGCAGCAGCAGAAGCCAAGTTGAAAGCGGCTGTTGAAGGTCAGCAAGTTTATGATCCTATTTTTAGAGTGGTCACCTCAACGGGATCGGTACGTTTTGTGCAGGCTGGTGCACAAATCAGCCATGATAAATTTGGTCGCCCAATTAAAGTAGTGGGAATTAATCGAGATATCACCGCACAGCGAGCATTGGAACAAACTTTACGTTATGCCAAAGAACAAGCTGATGCCGCCAGCGCCGCTAAATCGGCTTTTTTAGCTAACATGAGCCATGAAATTCGTACTCCCATGAATGCTGTATTAGGCATGCTGCAATTAATCCAGCACACCAATATGACCACACAGCAGATGGATTACATACTCAAAACAGAAACAGCAGCAAAATCTTTGTTAGGACTATTAAATGACATTTTAGATTTTTCCAAAATAGATGCCGGTAAGCTTGAACTTGATATACATGCATGTGAATTTGAAAGTTTGCTCCGCGAGCTGGCTGTGGTGCTTTCTGCTAACATGCATAACCCCAATATTGAAGTCGTGTTTGATATTGATCCTAACATTCCAACCACCTTGCAAATCGATCAATTACGCTTAAAACAAATTTTGATTAATTTAGCCGGTAATGCATTAAAGTTTACCCAGCATGGTTATGTATCAATCAGTATTAACACCTTGGCACAAATAGATGACCAAATTACCTTACAATTTAGTGTTAAAGACACAGGCATTGGCATTAATCCTGAACATGTCGATAAGATTTTTCAGGGCTTTGTACAGGCAGAATCTTCAACGTCAAGGCGATTTGGCGGCACGGGGTTAGGACTGGCGATCACCAAACGCTTGGTGGAATTAATGGGGGGTGAGTTAAAGGTAATCAGCCAATTACATCAAGGTAGTCAATTTACCTTTAATTTAACCTTTACCGTCTTATCAGATATCAAACCAATTACAGTCAACAGACTAGACCAAAAAAGGCTGCTATTAGTTGATAGCTCAGACATGTATCGTAATACCACCGTTAACATTCTTACTCAAGCAGGCGCAGACACCATACAGGCATCTAACGGAACCGAGGCCATTTCAATCTTTAAACAAGCGCTTTGTTCTGAGCATCCGATAGATGCATTGTTAATAGATTGGCAAGCAATAGTCGCCGATGGACAAAATACAATTGATGCTATCAATGAACTTGTGCCTAGCAAACAATTACCCACCATCATTCTAACGGCATTTGAACAACAGGCTCAGGATGAAATACTACAATATAATCCTTCAGCTTACTTTGGCCACTTAAGTAAACCTTTTACTAGCCGATTATTATTAGAGAAAGTACACAATGCTATAGAAGGTAAAGTATTTGCTATTCAAAACAATCTCTCAAGTGTAAAAACACTAATGGATACTCATGTACTGGTAGTTGAAGATAATCAATTAAATCGACAGGTAATCAAAGAATTACTCACTCTTCAAGGTGCTAAAGTCATATTAGCAAACGGAGGAATTGAAGGTGTAAAACAAGTACTTAATCCATCTAACGCCTTTGATATTGTGATTATGGATATGCAAATGCCAGATATGGATGGTTTAGAAGCAACCCGACAAATTCGAGCCAATGGTCATAATGATTTACCCATTCTTGCAATGACAGCGAATGCATCCCCAGCAGATCGTGATGCCTGTATCGCTGCTGGCATGAATGATCATATTGGCAAGCCCATTGATATGCAAAAAGTCATTCCTTGCATGTTAAAGTTACTTGGGCGCGAAACATTAGCAAGCTCTTCAGCCGCACCTACAGAGTCGAGCACGAACATCACTCAAGCCGAGCCAGCGGTTCTAGAATCAACTGAATCTATATTAAAAAGATTTGGTGGTGAGCAAGATTTTGTCATCGAGGTTATTCAATGTTTTGAAAGTGAAATTGTTGAATTGCTAGCATCTTTAGCCAGCGCACTCACCGAAGACAACACGGGCAATATCGTCAGAATTGCGCATACAATTAAAGGTACTGCGAGTAATTTGGGCGCTAAGAGTTTAGCCTTTCATGCAGAGAAACTCGAACAACAAGGTAAATATTTTATAGCTACCGAAGATAAACAAATCTGGTTAGATAAACTTGAGCAATTACTAAACGATAGTATGAAGATGTTTAATATTGCCTTTCCAAACGTTACAAAAAGTGAAAACACAGCAGTGCCCACTGCAGGCCCTAAAGAGACACTGATTTCGCAAACTGATATTAATCAACAAATGATAAAATTAATTACCTGTTTGACCGAACAAAATTTAGATGCCTTAGATGTTTTTCAAGATATTTTCACTCAAGTTAATGCAACAGAAACGTGGTTAACACTTAAGAATCAGATTAATAATCTAGATTTCAAACAAGCAATAGTCACAGCAAATAAGATTATAAAAGGGAATAAATAA
- a CDS encoding DUF413 domain-containing protein, translating into MSQQSYTNATQSIDAIANGSQSFVSTKRFFDDIHFPKGFKRCGDFTNKEAELLEIHGHALKNLSEGTQLPCSPDEDQFVKVAQGLLSPMAPMELLWAKYTTLTKGKPFYAVVGTIHMPTQSSKVEIEIDFDDVEDDPDEEVTEEQ; encoded by the coding sequence ATGTCACAGCAATCATATACCAATGCAACACAAAGTATTGACGCTATCGCCAATGGCAGTCAAAGCTTCGTCAGCACAAAACGTTTTTTTGATGATATACACTTCCCTAAAGGGTTTAAACGTTGTGGAGACTTTACCAACAAAGAAGCAGAATTGCTTGAAATACACGGACATGCTTTAAAAAATCTCTCAGAAGGAACTCAGTTGCCTTGCTCGCCTGATGAAGATCAATTCGTAAAGGTTGCCCAAGGGCTATTATCCCCTATGGCGCCAATGGAGTTATTGTGGGCCAAATATACCACGTTAACCAAAGGCAAACCATTTTATGCTGTTGTCGGCACTATTCATATGCCAACTCAATCATCAAAAGTTGAAATTGAAATTGATTTTGATGATGTAGAGGATGACCCTGATGAAGAGGTAACTGAAGAGCAATAA